In the genome of Cryptomeria japonica chromosome 8, Sugi_1.0, whole genome shotgun sequence, one region contains:
- the LOC131054635 gene encoding transcription factor MYB10-like, which translates to MVCKSCCKEEKKKKYKRGLWTPEEDSILRSYILKYGYGYWSQVPKLADFIVVLKFCRLRWINYLRPGLKRGSFSLQEQMIIINTHELIGNRWSDIASMLPGRTDNEIKNFWHTHLKKKLKVNIVGSNGDAHKTLGEEPLVCSSRSTTMEANDLQMDFLDSKDELNLQSSTSTLPVSLPMPISTRCSTMNSNIGFEDVKPKPASKSVPDDSSLLGVLFSQWFYSDQKETPTIDMACERLEIPEEYPQSTTGSENSSCMSYQSELFAMSEMNHITSSEFTKGLHRPTANLPPPDSSLLCHETIVCNDISATLDYTTSENIAEYWDIMNYNEVDLGIHCDSNLLELCSLLDLD; encoded by the exons ATGGTGTGCAAATCTTGTtgtaaagaagagaagaagaaaaaatataAGAGAGGACTTTGGACTCCTGAAGAAGACAGTATATTAAGAAGCTATATTCTCAAATACGGCTATGGATACTGGAGCCAAGTTCCTAAACTAGCTG ATTTTATTGTGGTCTTGAAATTTTGCAGGCTTAGGTGGATCAATTACTTGAGGCCAGGGCTGAAACGTGGGAGCTTCTCCCTACAAGAACAAATGATTATCATCAATACACATGAACTTATAGGGAACAG GTGGTCTGATATTGCTTCGATGCTTCCTGGGCGAACTGATAATGAGATAAAGAATTTCTGGCATACCCATTTGAAGAAGAAACTCAAAGTGAATATTGTGGGCAGTAATGGCGATGCCCACAAAACACTTGGCGAGGAACCTTTGGTGTGTAGCAGCAGAAGCACAACTATGGAAGCAAATGACCTGCAAATGGATTTTCTTGATTCAAAAGACGAGCTTAATTTGCAAAGCTCAACATCTACACTTCCTGTAAGTCTTCCAATGCCAATATCTACTAGGTGTTCAACAATGAACTCAAATATTGGGTTTGAAGATGTCAAGCCCAAACCTGCATCCAAAAGTGTCCCAGACGATAGCTCTTTGCTGGGTGTTTTGTTTTCCCAATGGTTTTACTCAGACCAGAAGGAAACTCCCACCATTGACATGGCTTGCGAAAGATTAGAAATTCCTGAAGAGTACCCACAATCGACAACAGGCTCAGAAAATTCCAGCTGCATGAGTTACCAGTCAGAGTTGTTTGCAATGTCAGAAATGAATCACATTACAAGTTCAGAATTCACCAAAGGACTACATAGGCCAACTGCAAACTTGCCTCCTCCTGATAGCTCTCTGCTATGTCATGAAACTATTGTCTGCAACGACATCTCAGCAACCTTGGATTACACAACTAGTGAGAACATTGCTGAATATTGGGATATCATGAACTACAATGAGGTCGATTTGGGGATCCATTGCGACTCTAATTTGCTTGAGCTCTGCTCTCTGCTGGATTTGGATTAA